A window of Deltaproteobacteria bacterium contains these coding sequences:
- a CDS encoding alpha/beta hydrolase, which produces MPVKHEEIHARTHDNLKLFIQRWTPDSTPVRAEVVLIHGYAEHSGRYREFAHALAEQGIQTLAVDLRGHGHSEGIRGHCDAFEHFLHDVEMTLEHAADGVPRFILGHSHGGLVTLDFVVKNTPDVSGVILSNPFLGLAMPVPAPKLFAGRLAGNFVPTLAIPSGIDASGLTHDTEIVRRYERDPMVFPTATAGWFNEVERAQDRVKGYRDFPKPLLYLFSDCDPVASPHDNRNLAERLSGDDKTIHVRRGEKHEILNELARHETYEVISQWILQRSPLT; this is translated from the coding sequence ATGCCCGTAAAACACGAAGAGATTCACGCTCGCACCCATGACAATCTTAAGCTGTTTATTCAGCGATGGACTCCCGATTCAACACCGGTTCGTGCTGAGGTCGTTCTGATTCATGGTTATGCGGAGCATAGTGGACGATACCGGGAGTTTGCACATGCGCTTGCGGAACAGGGCATCCAGACCTTAGCCGTTGATTTACGTGGGCATGGTCACTCAGAGGGTATCCGTGGGCACTGCGATGCATTTGAGCACTTTCTTCATGATGTTGAGATGACTCTTGAGCATGCCGCCGACGGTGTGCCTCGATTCATTCTGGGGCATTCTCATGGCGGGCTTGTGACGCTCGATTTCGTCGTTAAGAACACTCCTGATGTTTCCGGTGTCATCCTCTCGAATCCGTTTCTCGGTTTAGCGATGCCAGTACCTGCTCCAAAGCTCTTTGCGGGCCGCCTCGCGGGAAACTTTGTTCCAACACTGGCGATTCCATCAGGTATTGATGCAAGCGGCCTAACCCACGATACGGAGATTGTAAGACGCTATGAGCGTGATCCCATGGTCTTCCCTACTGCCACCGCGGGCTGGTTTAATGAAGTAGAGCGCGCGCAGGACCGTGTTAAAGGCTATCGGGATTTTCCGAAACCGCTTCTTTATCTGTTTTCTGACTGCGACCCTGTTGCATCTCCTCATGATAACCGTAATTTGGCTGAACGACTTAGCGGGGATGATAAAACTATCCACGTCCGTAGAGGTGAGAAGCACGAAATTCTCAACGAATTAGCCCGGCATGAAACATATGAGGTAATCAGTCAGTGGATCCTTCAACGCTCACCATTGACGTAG